From Candoia aspera isolate rCanAsp1 chromosome 4, rCanAsp1.hap2, whole genome shotgun sequence, a single genomic window includes:
- the ACBD4 gene encoding acyl-CoA-binding domain-containing protein 4 isoform X1, which translates to MGLKTEETNCQKQFEAAVQVIQGLPKNGSYRPSYEEMLCFYSYYKQATVGQCQIPRPGFWDPIGRYKWDAWNSLGKMTKEDAMAAYVMEMKKAAQKVINTVPMDEASEDMFVYFEPLYEVIDDMPRPPESFFKNKSAKLDSETASLQNSSLNGLAEICPNLPVYGECKQAGPGLANKAMKSSQVTSDSEKEVFCDSLEQVEPHQARRRSAKQSFPLSNPPGSRAAEKRGSAMDLSAPSHLTHPQTAPAEISSSPEAIRERQAGVLTQKDITLQAMSTIQALQRDMKKVMERLSYLESWAALQQHPSMMNPCLSAKVPDAKELPSWPVHLSPHTWFFLLAWPFVVQWLLWCFQRQKR; encoded by the exons ATGGGGTTGAAGACAGAAGAAACAAATTGCCAGAAGCAGTTTGAAGCAGCTGTCCAGGTCATTCAAGGCTTGCCCAAGAATG GTTCCTACCGCCCTTCGTATGAAGAAATGCTATGTTTCTACAGTTACTACAAGCAAGCAACAGTGGGTCAATGCCAGATCCCAAGACCAGGATTTTGGGATCCTATTGGCAGGTATAAATG GGATGCCTGGAATAGCTTGGGAAAGATGACCAAAGAGGATGCCATGGCTGCTTATGTTATGGAAATGAAGAAGGCTGCCCAGAAG GTCATCAACACTGTGCCGATGGACGAAGCATCAGAGGACATGTTTGTATACTTTGAACCCCTCTATGAAGTGATTGATGATATGCCCAGACCCCCCGAATCCTTCTTCAAGAATAAATCAG CTAAACTGGACTCGGAGACTGCCTCTTTGCAAAATAGTTCATTAAATGGACTTGCTGAAATCTGTCCAAATCTACCGGTGTATGGAGAGTGCAAGCAAGCAG gacCTGGCCTTGCCAATAAAGCTATGAAGAGCAGCCAAGTGACCAGTGATTCAGAGAAAGAGGTGTTCTGTGATAGCCTAGAACAAGTGGAGCCTCATCAG GCCAGAAGACGGTCAGCCAAACAAAGCTTTCCCTTGAGCAACCCTCCCGGAAGTCGAGCTGCGGAGAAAAGGGGGT cTGCAATGGATCTTTCGGCTCCATCTCATCTTACACACCCGCAGACTGCCCCAGCTGAGATCAGCAGCAGTCCTGAAGCCATCAGAGAGCGCCAGGCAGGTGTCTTGACCCAGAAGGATATAACCCTGCAGGCGATGAGCACCATTCAAGCTTTGCAACGGGATATGAAGAAAGTGATGGAAAGACTCAGCTACTTGGAATCATGGGCAGCTTTGCAG CAGCATCCATCCATGATGAACCCTTGTCTGTCAGCCAAAGTACCTGATGCAAAG GAACTGCCAAGTTGGCCTGTGCACCTGTCTCCTCATACCTGGTTTTTCTTGTTGGCTTGGCCTTTTGTTGTCCAGTGGCTACTTTGGTGCTTCCAGAGACAGAAGAGATGA
- the ACBD4 gene encoding acyl-CoA-binding domain-containing protein 4 isoform X2 — MGLKTEETNCQKQFEAAVQVIQGLPKNGSYRPSYEEMLCFYSYYKQATVGQCQIPRPGFWDPIGRYKWDAWNSLGKMTKEDAMAAYVMEMKKAAQKVINTVPMDEASEDMFVYFEPLYEVIDDMPRPPESFFKNKSAKLDSETASLQNSSLNGLAEICPNLPVYGECKQAGPGLANKAMKSSQVTSDSEKEVFCDSLEQVEPHQARRRSAKQSFPLSNPPGSRAAEKRGSAMDLSAPSHLTHPQTAPAEISSSPEAIRERQAGVLTQKDITLQAMSTIQALQRDMKKVMERLSYLESWAALQHPSMMNPCLSAKVPDAKELPSWPVHLSPHTWFFLLAWPFVVQWLLWCFQRQKR; from the exons ATGGGGTTGAAGACAGAAGAAACAAATTGCCAGAAGCAGTTTGAAGCAGCTGTCCAGGTCATTCAAGGCTTGCCCAAGAATG GTTCCTACCGCCCTTCGTATGAAGAAATGCTATGTTTCTACAGTTACTACAAGCAAGCAACAGTGGGTCAATGCCAGATCCCAAGACCAGGATTTTGGGATCCTATTGGCAGGTATAAATG GGATGCCTGGAATAGCTTGGGAAAGATGACCAAAGAGGATGCCATGGCTGCTTATGTTATGGAAATGAAGAAGGCTGCCCAGAAG GTCATCAACACTGTGCCGATGGACGAAGCATCAGAGGACATGTTTGTATACTTTGAACCCCTCTATGAAGTGATTGATGATATGCCCAGACCCCCCGAATCCTTCTTCAAGAATAAATCAG CTAAACTGGACTCGGAGACTGCCTCTTTGCAAAATAGTTCATTAAATGGACTTGCTGAAATCTGTCCAAATCTACCGGTGTATGGAGAGTGCAAGCAAGCAG gacCTGGCCTTGCCAATAAAGCTATGAAGAGCAGCCAAGTGACCAGTGATTCAGAGAAAGAGGTGTTCTGTGATAGCCTAGAACAAGTGGAGCCTCATCAG GCCAGAAGACGGTCAGCCAAACAAAGCTTTCCCTTGAGCAACCCTCCCGGAAGTCGAGCTGCGGAGAAAAGGGGGT cTGCAATGGATCTTTCGGCTCCATCTCATCTTACACACCCGCAGACTGCCCCAGCTGAGATCAGCAGCAGTCCTGAAGCCATCAGAGAGCGCCAGGCAGGTGTCTTGACCCAGAAGGATATAACCCTGCAGGCGATGAGCACCATTCAAGCTTTGCAACGGGATATGAAGAAAGTGATGGAAAGACTCAGCTACTTGGAATCATGGGCAGCTTTGCAG CATCCATCCATGATGAACCCTTGTCTGTCAGCCAAAGTACCTGATGCAAAG GAACTGCCAAGTTGGCCTGTGCACCTGTCTCCTCATACCTGGTTTTTCTTGTTGGCTTGGCCTTTTGTTGTCCAGTGGCTACTTTGGTGCTTCCAGAGACAGAAGAGATGA